In a genomic window of Acropora muricata isolate sample 2 chromosome 2, ASM3666990v1, whole genome shotgun sequence:
- the LOC136909522 gene encoding serine palmitoyltransferase 2-like isoform X1, producing the protein MTPSKNKSKMPVRSRLNSRRSQKSHKNGFSSEKNQLSALQEEKLKEFRESFVEEFQDAPLYAAVMSYLFYFYMVFFACIKDLMIRLGVRKSKRPKEYKNEGFAPLYPELEDFYFRNLYIRYSVAFNKPISSTPGPIVQVMEREVVDGGWQHRLTGVKTRMINTGSYNYLGFAENVGPCVEAAEEAVKKHGLACCSSRHEFGSLALHNELETLAARFVGKPAAMVFGMGFATNSTNIPTLVGKKDLIISDALNHSSLVTGARLSGATIRVFKHNDMKSLESVLREAVVKGNPRRHRPWGKILIIVEGVYSMEGSVLRLPEVVALKKKYKALLYLDEAHSIGAVGPNGRGVTDYFGVDPADVDIMMGTFTKSFGAAGGYIAATQEIIDHIRGSSHSAAYASSMSPPVAMQVMSSMKIIMGEDGTDEGKRRLKALDENNRYFRRRVKEMGYVVFGHHASPIIPLVIFAPGNITALYRELLEKKIALVGVTYPVIPSFTQCRFRICLSAGHTREMLDEILDALDEQGDFARAKMANHRK; encoded by the exons ATGACTCCCAGTAAGAATAAATCGAAGATGCCAGTTAGATCCCGCCTTAACAGTCGTCGATCACAGAAATCACACAAAAATGGTTTTTCGTCTGAGAAAAACCAATTGTCAGCTCTCCAAGAAGAGAAGCTGAAAGAATTCAGAGAATCATTTGTTGAGGAATTCCAAGACGCACCGTTATATGCAGCAGTTATGTCATACCTGTTTTACTTCTACATGGTATTTTTTGCTTGCATAAAGGACCTTATGATAAGACTTGGAGTGAGAAAATCAAAGCGACCCAAAGAATATAAAAACGAG GGGTTCGCTCCTCTTTACCCGGAATTGGAAGACTTTTACTTTAGAAATTTGTACATTCGATATAGTGTGGCTTTTAACAAACCTATCAGCAGCACACCAGGTCCAATTGTTCAGGTTATGGAAAGAGAAGTTGTTGACGGCGGATGGCAACACAG GCTAACAGGAGTGAAGACTAGGATGATCAACACAGGATCGTATAACTATCTTGGGTTTGCGGAAAATGTTGGGCCATGTGTTGAAGCCGCCGAAGAAGCAGTCAAGAAACATGGTCTGGCTTGTTGTAGCTCAAGGCATGAATTTG GCTCACTTGCTCTTCACAATGAACTGGAAACTCTTGCTGCTCGGTTTGTTGGAAAACCAGCTGCAATGGTGTTTGGCATGGGTTTTGCGACAAACTCTACTAACATTCCCACCCTAGTGGGAAAAAAGGACTTGATTATTAGTGATGCACTTAATCATTCATCATTGGTTACTGGCGCTCGATTATCAGGTGCTACAATAAGAGTCTTCAAACATAACG ATATGAAGAGTCTTGAGAGTGTCCTTCGTGAAGCAGTGGTGAAAGGAAATCCTCGCAGGCACAGACCCTGGGGAAAAATACTCATCATTGTGGAAGGCGTTTATAG TATGGAAGGTTCTGTCCTACGGTTACCGGAAGTGGTGGCTCTTAAAAAGAAGTACAAAGCGCTTCTCTATTTGGACGAGGCCCACAGTATTGGCGCTGTAGGTCCTAATGGAAGGGGTGTCACAGATTACTTTGGGGTGGACCCTGCCGATGTTGACATCATGATGGGAACATTTACCAAGAGTTTTGGAGCAGCAGGCGGTTACATTGCTGCAACACAG GAGATAATTGACCATATCAGAGGCAGTTCTCATAGTGCAGCGTATGCGTCTTCCATGTCACCGCCAGTTGCAATGCAAGTTATGTCATCTATGAAAATTATCATGGGAGAAGATGGAACTGATGAAG GAAAGAGAAGACTCAAGGCCTTAGATGAGAACAACAG ATATTTCAGACGGCGGGTTAAAGAAATGGGTTACGTTGTCTTTGGTCACCATGCCTCGCCCATAATCCCGCTGGTTATATTCGCACCAGGCAATATTAC TGCGCTTTATCGCGAGCTGCTTGAGAAAAAAATAGCTCTAGTTGGTGTTACATATCCCGTGATTCCCTCTTTCACCCAGTGTCGTTTCCGAATCTGTCTGTCAGCGGGGCATACACGTGAAATGCTGGACGAG
- the LOC136909522 gene encoding serine palmitoyltransferase 2-like isoform X2 → MTPSKNKSKMPVRSRLNSRRSQKSHKNGFSSEKNQLSALQEEKLKEFRESFVEEFQDAPLYAAVMSYLFYFYMVFFACIKDLMIRLGVRKSKRPKEYKNEGFAPLYPELEDFYFRNLYIRYSVAFNKPISSTPGPIVQVMEREVVDGGWQHRLTGVKTRMINTGSYNYLGFAENVGPCVEAAEEAVKKHGLACCSSRHEFGSLALHNELETLAARFVGKPAAMVFGMGFATNSTNIPTLVGKKDLIISDALNHSSLVTGARLSGATIRVFKHNDMKSLESVLREAVVKGNPRRHRPWGKILIIVEGVYSMEGSVLRLPEVVALKKKYKALLYLDEAHSIGAVGPNGRGVTDYFGVDPADVDIMMGTFTKSFGAAGGYIAATQEIIDHIRGSSHSAAYASSMSPPVAMQVMSSMKIIMGEDGTDEGKRRLKALDENNSTRNLIAVPAKN, encoded by the exons ATGACTCCCAGTAAGAATAAATCGAAGATGCCAGTTAGATCCCGCCTTAACAGTCGTCGATCACAGAAATCACACAAAAATGGTTTTTCGTCTGAGAAAAACCAATTGTCAGCTCTCCAAGAAGAGAAGCTGAAAGAATTCAGAGAATCATTTGTTGAGGAATTCCAAGACGCACCGTTATATGCAGCAGTTATGTCATACCTGTTTTACTTCTACATGGTATTTTTTGCTTGCATAAAGGACCTTATGATAAGACTTGGAGTGAGAAAATCAAAGCGACCCAAAGAATATAAAAACGAG GGGTTCGCTCCTCTTTACCCGGAATTGGAAGACTTTTACTTTAGAAATTTGTACATTCGATATAGTGTGGCTTTTAACAAACCTATCAGCAGCACACCAGGTCCAATTGTTCAGGTTATGGAAAGAGAAGTTGTTGACGGCGGATGGCAACACAG GCTAACAGGAGTGAAGACTAGGATGATCAACACAGGATCGTATAACTATCTTGGGTTTGCGGAAAATGTTGGGCCATGTGTTGAAGCCGCCGAAGAAGCAGTCAAGAAACATGGTCTGGCTTGTTGTAGCTCAAGGCATGAATTTG GCTCACTTGCTCTTCACAATGAACTGGAAACTCTTGCTGCTCGGTTTGTTGGAAAACCAGCTGCAATGGTGTTTGGCATGGGTTTTGCGACAAACTCTACTAACATTCCCACCCTAGTGGGAAAAAAGGACTTGATTATTAGTGATGCACTTAATCATTCATCATTGGTTACTGGCGCTCGATTATCAGGTGCTACAATAAGAGTCTTCAAACATAACG ATATGAAGAGTCTTGAGAGTGTCCTTCGTGAAGCAGTGGTGAAAGGAAATCCTCGCAGGCACAGACCCTGGGGAAAAATACTCATCATTGTGGAAGGCGTTTATAG TATGGAAGGTTCTGTCCTACGGTTACCGGAAGTGGTGGCTCTTAAAAAGAAGTACAAAGCGCTTCTCTATTTGGACGAGGCCCACAGTATTGGCGCTGTAGGTCCTAATGGAAGGGGTGTCACAGATTACTTTGGGGTGGACCCTGCCGATGTTGACATCATGATGGGAACATTTACCAAGAGTTTTGGAGCAGCAGGCGGTTACATTGCTGCAACACAG GAGATAATTGACCATATCAGAGGCAGTTCTCATAGTGCAGCGTATGCGTCTTCCATGTCACCGCCAGTTGCAATGCAAGTTATGTCATCTATGAAAATTATCATGGGAGAAGATGGAACTGATGAAG GAAAGAGAAGACTCAAGGCCTTAGATGAGAACAACAG TACCCGGAATCTCATTGCAGTTCCTGCGAAAAACTAA
- the LOC136908873 gene encoding neuroglobin-like isoform X2, translated as MEVSVEPSYDFNMGCGGSKAINNDIAPADPGIEVLHPVPNEGNRKIEAVAVTRSDEETPTADENRTADAEGDLITRVQETWRSVKEAYKLEHIGLEFYLRLFTDSPELLQLFSFSDIDLSNEAARNDKRLTRQGRVTMEHLDLAVSSLNNLGSIVPALKELGARHVMYKVEEHHYEPVGAALLKTLHNGLGERFTPEVREAWTQVYKIVADTMKAGAKELQDAKLT; from the exons ATGGAGG TTTCAGTTGAGCCGAGTTACGACTTTAACATGGGATGCGGAGGGAGTAAAGCCATTAACAATGATATAGCACCAGCAGATCCTGGAATTGAGGTACTTCATCCGGTTCCTAACGAGGGAAATAGGAAGATTGAAGCTGTAGCGGTAACTAGAAGCGATGAAGAGACACCGACTGCAGATGAGAACAGAACGGCGGATGCCGAGGGTGATCTGATTACAAGGGTACAGGAAACATGGAGATCGGTGAAAGAGGCATACAAATTGGAACATATAGGACTGGAGTTTTATTTGCG GTTGTTCACGGATTCCCCAGAGTTACTCCAATTGTTTTCATTCAGCGACATCGATTTGTCGAATGAGGCAGCAAGGAATGACAAACGCTTAACCCGACAAGGTCGCGTAACAATGGAACATCTTGACTTGGCCGTGTCGTCTCTCAATAACCTGGGCTCGATTGTTCCTGCTCTTAAGGAACTGGGTGCAAGACACGTCATGTACAAAGTAGAGGAACATCACTACGAG CCAGTCGGCGCTGCCTTACTGAAAACACTCCACAACGGCCTGGGAGAAAGGTTTACGCCGGAAGTGAGAGAGGCCTGGACTCAAGTGTATAAGATAGTAGCGGACACAATGAAAGCGGGAGCAAAAGAACTGCAAGACGCTAAGCTCACATAA
- the LOC136908873 gene encoding neuroglobin-like isoform X3 has protein sequence MGCGGSKAINNDIAPADPGIEVLHPVPNEGNRKIEAVAVTRSDEETPTADENRTADAEGDLITRVQETWRSVKEAYKLEHIGLEFYLRLFTDSPELLQLFSFSDIDLSNEAARNDKRLTRQGRVTMEHLDLAVSSLNNLGSIVPALKELGARHVMYKVEEHHYEPVGAALLKTLHNGLGERFTPEVREAWTQVYKIVADTMKAGAKELQDAKLT, from the exons ATGGGATGCGGAGGGAGTAAAGCCATTAACAATGATATAGCACCAGCAGATCCTGGAATTGAGGTACTTCATCCGGTTCCTAACGAGGGAAATAGGAAGATTGAAGCTGTAGCGGTAACTAGAAGCGATGAAGAGACACCGACTGCAGATGAGAACAGAACGGCGGATGCCGAGGGTGATCTGATTACAAGGGTACAGGAAACATGGAGATCGGTGAAAGAGGCATACAAATTGGAACATATAGGACTGGAGTTTTATTTGCG GTTGTTCACGGATTCCCCAGAGTTACTCCAATTGTTTTCATTCAGCGACATCGATTTGTCGAATGAGGCAGCAAGGAATGACAAACGCTTAACCCGACAAGGTCGCGTAACAATGGAACATCTTGACTTGGCCGTGTCGTCTCTCAATAACCTGGGCTCGATTGTTCCTGCTCTTAAGGAACTGGGTGCAAGACACGTCATGTACAAAGTAGAGGAACATCACTACGAG CCAGTCGGCGCTGCCTTACTGAAAACACTCCACAACGGCCTGGGAGAAAGGTTTACGCCGGAAGTGAGAGAGGCCTGGACTCAAGTGTATAAGATAGTAGCGGACACAATGAAAGCGGGAGCAAAAGAACTGCAAGACGCTAAGCTCACATAA
- the LOC136908873 gene encoding neuroglobin-like isoform X1, which yields MIGCTMAFVLKEDPEVSVEPSYDFNMGCGGSKAINNDIAPADPGIEVLHPVPNEGNRKIEAVAVTRSDEETPTADENRTADAEGDLITRVQETWRSVKEAYKLEHIGLEFYLRLFTDSPELLQLFSFSDIDLSNEAARNDKRLTRQGRVTMEHLDLAVSSLNNLGSIVPALKELGARHVMYKVEEHHYEPVGAALLKTLHNGLGERFTPEVREAWTQVYKIVADTMKAGAKELQDAKLT from the exons ATGATCGGATGTACGATGGCGTTCGTCTTGAAGGAAGATCCTGAAG TTTCAGTTGAGCCGAGTTACGACTTTAACATGGGATGCGGAGGGAGTAAAGCCATTAACAATGATATAGCACCAGCAGATCCTGGAATTGAGGTACTTCATCCGGTTCCTAACGAGGGAAATAGGAAGATTGAAGCTGTAGCGGTAACTAGAAGCGATGAAGAGACACCGACTGCAGATGAGAACAGAACGGCGGATGCCGAGGGTGATCTGATTACAAGGGTACAGGAAACATGGAGATCGGTGAAAGAGGCATACAAATTGGAACATATAGGACTGGAGTTTTATTTGCG GTTGTTCACGGATTCCCCAGAGTTACTCCAATTGTTTTCATTCAGCGACATCGATTTGTCGAATGAGGCAGCAAGGAATGACAAACGCTTAACCCGACAAGGTCGCGTAACAATGGAACATCTTGACTTGGCCGTGTCGTCTCTCAATAACCTGGGCTCGATTGTTCCTGCTCTTAAGGAACTGGGTGCAAGACACGTCATGTACAAAGTAGAGGAACATCACTACGAG CCAGTCGGCGCTGCCTTACTGAAAACACTCCACAACGGCCTGGGAGAAAGGTTTACGCCGGAAGTGAGAGAGGCCTGGACTCAAGTGTATAAGATAGTAGCGGACACAATGAAAGCGGGAGCAAAAGAACTGCAAGACGCTAAGCTCACATAA